The following proteins are co-located in the Paenibacillus sp. JNUCC32 genome:
- a CDS encoding CidB/LrgB family autolysis modulator, with amino-acid sequence MNILLTVILGLLLTIGIYGGAKRLYRRLPKVYLSPLLITPVLIVVILTQTGVSYESYNEGAQWISKLLGPATIAFAVPLYKNFQTLKKHAAEIMLSVLTGSVLAMLSSAFLAKWMHLNSSLATSLVPRSITTPIAMNVSEVIGGVPNMTAVFVIMTGILGSMIGPAVMRIFRIRGDIARGVLFGTSAHGTGTSKAFEFSSLSGTISSISMIVAALFTLGTAPLIMSFLY; translated from the coding sequence ATGAACATCCTGCTGACCGTCATCCTCGGCCTGCTGTTAACGATCGGGATTTACGGGGGGGCCAAAAGGCTGTATCGCCGCCTGCCGAAGGTTTATTTATCGCCGCTCCTGATCACGCCGGTGCTGATTGTTGTGATATTGACACAAACGGGCGTATCCTATGAATCATACAATGAAGGTGCGCAGTGGATCAGCAAGCTGCTCGGACCGGCCACGATCGCTTTTGCCGTGCCGCTGTACAAGAACTTCCAAACCCTGAAGAAACACGCGGCCGAGATTATGCTCAGCGTGCTGACGGGATCGGTGCTGGCCATGTTATCCTCCGCGTTTCTCGCAAAATGGATGCACCTGAACAGTTCTCTGGCTACCAGCCTGGTGCCGCGCTCCATTACGACGCCTATCGCCATGAACGTATCCGAGGTGATCGGGGGCGTGCCGAACATGACCGCCGTCTTCGTCATTATGACCGGGATTCTCGGGTCCATGATCGGACCCGCCGTCATGCGGATCTTCCGGATCCGGGGCGATATCGCGAGAGGGGTTCTGTTTGGGACCAGCGCCCACGGAACTGGCACCTCCAAAGCATTCGAATTCAGTTCCCTCTCGGGAACCATATCCAGCATTTCGATGATCGTCGCCGCGCTCTTCACCCTCGGAACCGCACCGCTGATCATGTCCTTTCTTTATTAA
- the cidR gene encoding cidABC operon transcriptional activator CidR, with protein sequence MDIRHLEYFLEVARNQSFTKAAEKLYITQPTISKTIRNMEDEWGVTLFYRQGKRIELTDAGHIMYQQAQQMVESFQRVSAELEDLMNLKRGHLRIGLPPMVGSSFFPEVIGQFHREYPKITIQLIEDGAKKVEADVESGQTDIGVAVLPVNEDIFHYYSFVKEKLNLLLHPSHRLAGREHVHLSELADEAFVLFREDFTLHDRIIRECVSAGFEPRVVYESSQWDLISGMVAANLGIALLPETICKEIDSSRVTILPLDNPSIPWQLGMIWRKDRYLSFAVREWISFTRSLLGEHE encoded by the coding sequence ATGGACATACGGCACCTGGAGTATTTTCTTGAGGTAGCGAGGAACCAGAGCTTCACCAAGGCCGCAGAGAAGCTGTACATTACGCAGCCGACGATCAGCAAAACGATTCGCAACATGGAAGACGAGTGGGGCGTCACCTTGTTCTATCGTCAGGGCAAACGGATTGAGCTGACCGACGCCGGCCACATCATGTACCAGCAGGCCCAGCAGATGGTGGAATCCTTCCAGCGGGTATCGGCCGAGCTGGAAGATCTCATGAACCTGAAGCGCGGCCATCTGCGCATCGGGCTTCCGCCCATGGTGGGCTCAAGCTTTTTTCCCGAAGTCATCGGGCAGTTCCACCGGGAATATCCGAAGATTACGATTCAGCTGATCGAGGACGGCGCCAAGAAGGTGGAGGCGGACGTGGAGAGCGGCCAGACGGACATCGGCGTCGCCGTGCTGCCTGTCAATGAAGACATATTCCATTACTATTCCTTCGTGAAAGAGAAGCTGAATCTGCTTCTGCATCCGTCCCATCGGTTGGCCGGAAGGGAGCATGTACACCTGAGTGAGCTTGCTGACGAGGCGTTTGTATTGTTCCGCGAGGACTTTACGCTCCATGACCGGATTATCCGCGAGTGCGTCAGCGCCGGCTTCGAGCCGCGGGTGGTCTACGAAAGCTCGCAGTGGGATCTCATCAGCGGCATGGTTGCCGCCAATTTGGGGATCGCGCTGCTTCCCGAAACGATATGCAAAGAGATCGATTCTTCGCGCGTGACGATACTGCCGCTGGACAATCCGTCGATCCCGTGGCAGCTCGGGATGATCTGGAGGAAAGACCGCTACCTGTCCTTTGCCGTCAGGGAATGGATCAGCTTTACGCGTTCCCTGCTGGGCGAGCATGAGTAA
- a CDS encoding CidA/LrgA family protein, with the protein MVKMLKGTLQVAGFMLLSLGMDQLAAWLNIGIPGSILGIVVVFILLETKILRLEWIELGANWLLAELLLFFIPAAVGIMKYFPMLEAEGLQILAVVLFSTVIVMVSSGLTAGFISSRKGRKTP; encoded by the coding sequence ATGGTCAAAATGTTGAAAGGAACGCTTCAAGTGGCCGGATTCATGCTTCTTTCCTTAGGGATGGATCAACTGGCCGCCTGGCTGAATATAGGAATTCCGGGCAGCATTCTCGGAATCGTTGTTGTGTTTATCCTTCTCGAAACCAAGATCCTCCGTCTGGAGTGGATCGAGCTCGGCGCCAATTGGCTTCTCGCCGAACTGCTGCTGTTCTTTATCCCCGCCGCGGTCGGGATCATGAAATATTTCCCGATGCTGGAAGCCGAAGGGCTCCAGATTCTGGCCGTCGTTTTGTTCAGCACCGTCATCGTGATGGTAAGCTCTGGGCTGACGGCCGGCTTCATCTCATCCAGAAAGGGGCGTAAAACGCCATGA
- a CDS encoding catalase, producing the protein MSGQDHDANHGINQERAGYAENRGETEREDTLTNRQGHPISDNQNVRTVGNRGPMTLENYHFLEKITHFDRERIPERVVHARGAGAHGYFEAYGKVGDEPVSKYTRAKLFQVEGKRTPVFVRFSTVIHGSGSPETLRDPRGFAVKFYTEEGNWDLVGNNLKIFFIRDPLKFPDMVHAFKPDPVSNVPGPVGMFDFVSRSPEATHMITFVYSPWGIPANYRQMQGSGVNTYKWVNAEGTGVLVKYHWEPLKQGIKNLTQEEANKIQGMNDSHATQDLYEAIERGDYPEWELCVQIMSDDEHPELEFDPLDPTKLWPEDQFPFLKVGKMVLNKNPENYYNEVEQAAFGTGVLVDGLDFSDDKLLQGRTFSYSDTQRHRVGTNYLQLPINAPKKRVATNQRGGQMSFFVDKAPGQSPHVDYEPSMTDGLVEASQTAKQHQPHYDANLVRQKLDRTLDFKQAGDTYRAFEDWERNDLINNLVGALIQCDIRIQDKMVEYFTNADEDYGRRVREGLEQARKGSNETVREQAVEDANRMGHEADPY; encoded by the coding sequence GTGAGTGGCCAAGATCATGATGCTAATCATGGAATAAACCAAGAACGGGCAGGATACGCCGAGAATCGGGGCGAGACGGAGCGGGAGGATACGCTGACCAACCGGCAGGGACATCCTATTTCGGATAATCAGAATGTGCGAACGGTCGGGAATCGGGGGCCGATGACCCTGGAGAACTATCATTTTTTGGAGAAAATCACGCATTTTGACCGCGAACGCATTCCGGAGCGCGTCGTGCATGCCAGAGGTGCGGGAGCTCACGGATATTTCGAAGCCTATGGAAAAGTAGGCGACGAGCCGGTTTCGAAGTATACCCGGGCCAAGCTGTTCCAGGTCGAAGGCAAGCGCACGCCGGTATTTGTCAGGTTCTCAACCGTAATCCACGGTTCCGGCTCGCCTGAAACGCTTCGGGATCCGCGCGGATTCGCCGTGAAATTCTACACCGAGGAAGGCAACTGGGACCTGGTCGGCAACAACCTGAAAATATTCTTTATCCGCGATCCGCTCAAATTCCCGGATATGGTCCATGCGTTCAAGCCGGATCCGGTATCCAACGTTCCGGGTCCCGTAGGCATGTTCGATTTCGTTTCCCGTTCCCCGGAAGCGACGCATATGATCACGTTTGTGTATTCCCCTTGGGGCATCCCGGCCAACTATCGCCAAATGCAGGGCTCCGGTGTGAATACATATAAATGGGTCAATGCAGAAGGCACCGGCGTGCTCGTCAAATATCATTGGGAGCCGCTGAAGCAGGGGATTAAGAATCTTACGCAGGAAGAAGCGAACAAGATTCAGGGCATGAATGACAGCCATGCGACGCAGGATCTGTACGAAGCCATTGAACGCGGGGATTACCCGGAGTGGGAGCTGTGCGTGCAGATTATGAGCGACGACGAGCATCCCGAGCTGGAATTCGATCCGCTGGATCCGACGAAGCTGTGGCCGGAGGATCAATTCCCGTTCCTGAAGGTAGGCAAAATGGTGCTGAACAAAAATCCGGAGAACTACTACAACGAAGTGGAGCAGGCGGCCTTCGGCACGGGCGTGCTGGTTGACGGGCTTGATTTTTCGGACGACAAGCTGCTGCAGGGGCGTACCTTCTCCTACTCGGATACCCAGCGGCACCGCGTAGGCACCAACTACCTGCAGCTGCCGATCAATGCGCCGAAGAAACGGGTCGCTACCAATCAGCGGGGCGGGCAGATGTCCTTTTTCGTGGATAAGGCGCCTGGTCAAAGCCCGCATGTGGATTACGAGCCGTCCATGACGGATGGGCTGGTGGAGGCATCGCAGACGGCGAAGCAGCATCAGCCGCATTACGATGCCAACCTCGTGCGGCAGAAGCTCGATCGCACGCTGGATTTCAAGCAGGCCGGGGATACGTACAGAGCGTTTGAGGATTGGGAGCGAAACGACCTGATCAACAACCTCGTGGGTGCGCTGATCCAATGCGATATCCGGATTCAAGACAAGATGGTGGAATATTTCACGAATGCGGACGAGGACTATGGGCGCCGCGTACGGGAAGGACTCGAGCAGGCAAGGAAGGGCTCGAACGAGACCGTCCGGGAGCAGGCCGTAGAGGATGCAAACCGTATGGGCCACGAGGCAGACCCTTATTAA
- the pdaA gene encoding delta-lactam-biosynthetic de-N-acetylase gives MKKRGILRPALMLLVSLAVTLSISGAALAGGSGPFHFGFKKSVNGQLPSINEEGFKELLQKYDAVFMGDAEQKELYLTFDNGYENGYTSRILDTLKEKKVPATFFVTGHYVKTQEDLLKRMTAEGHIIGNHSWNHPDVTTISAEKLTEELERVKKEVMRITGQPDMKYLRTPRGIFDERSLATSKQLGYTNVFWSLAYMDWDVKSQRGAQYAYDKVTAQLHPGAVILLHSISKDNTEALGRIIDEARNWGYEFKSLDQMQKKSP, from the coding sequence ATGAAGAAACGTGGTATCCTTCGGCCGGCCCTTATGCTTCTTGTGAGCCTGGCGGTGACGCTGTCCATCTCCGGAGCTGCTTTGGCAGGCGGAAGCGGTCCGTTTCACTTTGGATTTAAGAAAAGCGTCAACGGCCAGCTGCCCTCGATCAATGAGGAGGGCTTCAAGGAGCTTCTGCAAAAATACGATGCGGTCTTCATGGGCGATGCCGAGCAAAAGGAGCTTTATCTTACGTTTGATAACGGGTATGAGAACGGGTATACCTCCCGTATTCTGGATACGCTTAAAGAGAAGAAGGTGCCTGCCACCTTTTTCGTGACCGGACATTATGTAAAGACACAGGAAGATCTGCTGAAACGGATGACGGCGGAAGGCCATATTATCGGCAACCATTCCTGGAATCACCCGGACGTGACCACGATCTCGGCAGAGAAGCTGACCGAGGAGCTGGAACGGGTGAAGAAGGAGGTAATGCGCATCACCGGCCAGCCGGACATGAAATATTTGCGCACGCCCCGCGGCATCTTCGATGAGCGGTCCCTGGCGACCAGCAAGCAGCTGGGGTACACCAATGTCTTCTGGTCGCTCGCGTATATGGATTGGGACGTGAAGTCCCAGCGCGGCGCGCAGTATGCTTACGATAAAGTGACCGCGCAGCTCCACCCCGGCGCCGTAATCCTGCTGCACTCCATCTCCAAGGACAACACGGAGGCGTTGGGACGGATCATTGACGAAGCAAGGAACTGGGGCTACGAGTTCAAGAGCCTTGATCAGATGCAAAAGAAATCCCCGTAA
- a CDS encoding oxidoreductase produces MAIQAGIIGYGLSGSVFHAPILRSVPDYRVHTVVSSDPDKVHQDMPDTAVVDSVDELLSNPDIDVVIITSPNATHYEYTRLAIEAGKHVVVEKPFTVTSAEADELIDLAKQKGVLLTVYHNRRWDNDFLTVRNLLETGALGKLSIYQSQFSRYRPEVQSERWREQAMAGSGILYDLGSHLIDQALFLFGLPETLWADLRTERKGSKAHDYFHLVLGYKTFRVILHSGSLVRQAGPKFELHGDKGSFLKYGTDPQEGQLKQGMHPGDAGWGEDQPDQYGELATELSGLAVQGEIETLPGRYQAFYQGLAEAILKGGSLPVQPEEARNVIRMIEYALQSHQKGRLIKIT; encoded by the coding sequence ATGGCAATACAAGCGGGAATCATCGGCTACGGCTTGTCCGGGTCGGTGTTTCATGCACCTATCCTTAGAAGCGTGCCGGATTACAGGGTGCACACGGTTGTATCATCGGATCCGGACAAGGTCCACCAGGATATGCCCGATACGGCCGTTGTCGACAGCGTGGATGAGCTCTTGTCCAATCCGGATATCGATGTTGTCATCATTACGAGTCCGAATGCAACGCATTATGAATATACCCGGTTAGCCATCGAGGCCGGAAAGCATGTGGTCGTCGAGAAGCCGTTTACCGTAACATCCGCCGAAGCGGACGAGCTGATTGATCTGGCCAAGCAGAAGGGCGTGCTGCTGACGGTGTACCACAACCGCCGCTGGGACAATGATTTTCTGACCGTCCGCAATCTGCTGGAGACGGGAGCCTTAGGCAAGCTTTCCATCTATCAGTCGCAGTTCAGCCGCTACCGTCCGGAAGTTCAGTCGGAGCGGTGGAGGGAGCAAGCGATGGCCGGATCCGGGATCTTGTATGACTTAGGTTCGCATTTGATCGATCAGGCGCTGTTCCTGTTCGGCCTGCCGGAGACGCTCTGGGCGGACTTGAGAACGGAGCGCAAAGGGTCCAAAGCCCACGATTATTTTCATTTGGTGCTGGGTTATAAGACGTTTCGCGTCATTCTGCATTCCGGTTCGCTGGTACGGCAGGCAGGGCCGAAATTCGAGCTGCATGGCGATAAGGGAAGCTTCCTGAAATATGGAACGGATCCGCAGGAAGGCCAGCTGAAGCAGGGCATGCATCCCGGGGATGCGGGCTGGGGCGAAGACCAGCCGGACCAATACGGGGAGCTGGCTACCGAGCTGAGCGGGCTGGCGGTGCAAGGGGAGATTGAGACGCTGCCGGGACGCTATCAAGCTTTTTACCAGGGATTGGCCGAAGCAATCCTTAAAGGCGGTTCGCTGCCTGTCCAGCCTGAAGAAGCCCGCAATGTCATTCGGATGATCGAATATGCCCTGCAGAGCCATCAGAAGGGCCGGTTGATCAAGATCACGTAA